The Lycium ferocissimum isolate CSIRO_LF1 chromosome 1, AGI_CSIRO_Lferr_CH_V1, whole genome shotgun sequence genome includes a region encoding these proteins:
- the LOC132064344 gene encoding F-box/kelch-repeat protein At3g23880-like isoform X3 — protein sequence MEFEEDEDLPQHPKRSKPANPVHFPSISVLPIPNLPAELIIEILLKLPVKSLVKFRSVSKSWIELISSPHFVKTHLLLSGSNKNYTHHGVTFMVASTANLGFKVCSLRALLYHPVTEAFDLDYPGKNPDDHPRLVGSINGLICLAIRILHGFDDLYLWNPSIRKYKKLPSYTLNLNRRDCEVRLDDFNFGFAYDEFQDDYKVVGIFPIYRRGRLCRVEVNIYSLKSNSWRRIDDFQGRELLYGPAKFVNDKLHWTAWGRDVISFDLADEKWSEVEQPSCFKGCEFLKLGMFGSDLSAFCNYARTHVDVWVMTDYGVKESWTKMFTVKSPDDSTGIFYPPILMSNEGEILLQFGSRFTKYNPKDDLIRYLDVTGVGPYIEAEIYVKSLVCPFFTGETTNAPTTEAEITQTRD from the coding sequence ATGGAATTCGAAGAAGATGAAGACCTCCCTCAACACCCAAAACGTAGCAAACCCGCAAACCCTGTtcattttccatccatttcagtCTTGCCAATTCCTAACCTTCCTGCTGAACTCATCATTGAAATCTTGCTAAAGCTTCCAGTGAAATCACTCGTGAAATTCAGGTCTGTTTCTAAATCTTGGATTGAATTAATCTCTAGCCCTCATTTTGTGAAGACCCATCTCTTATTATCTGGTAGTAACAAGAACTACACCCACCATGGAGTTACGTTTATGGTTGCTAGTACTGCTAACCTCGGCTTCAAGGTCTGTTCTCTTAGGGCTTTACTTTACCATCCTGTAACTGAAGCATTTGACTTAGATTATCCTGGTAAAAATCCCGATGATCATCCTCGGCTTGTTGGTTCTATCAATGGGTTGATTTGTCTTGCCATCAGAATATTGCACGGATTTGATGACTTGTATCTATGGAATCCGTCAATTAGAAAGTATAAGAAATTGCCTAGTTATACACTTAATCTGAACCGCCGTGACTGTGAGGTTAGACTTGATGATTTCAATTTCGGTTTTGCATATGATGAGTTCCAAGATGATTATAAGGTAGTAGGTATTTTCCCTATTTACAGAAGGGGGCGTCTCTGTCGTGTTGAGGTCAACATATATAGTCTAAAGAGTAATTCTTGGAGACGTATCGATGATTTTCAAGGTAGAGAGCTCTTGTATGGTCCTGCTAAGTTTGTGAATGATAAACTTCATTGGACTGCCTGGGGCCGGGATGTCATTTCTTTTGATTTGGCTGATGAGAAATGGTCAGAGGTAGAGCAGCCCTCCTGTTTTAAAGGATGTGAATTCTTGAAGCTAGGAATGTTTGGGAGTGATCTTTCGGCGTTTTGTAATTATGCAAGGACTCATGTAGACGTCTGGGTTATGACAGATTATGGGGTAAAAGAATCTTGGACAAAGATGTTTACGGTCAAGTCTCCTGATGATTCTACGGGTATATTTTATCCACCCATTTTAATGTCAAATGAAGGTGAAATTTTGCTTCAGTTTGGATCACGTTTCACGAAATACAATCCAAAGGATGACTTGATCAGATATCTAGATGTTACTGGCGTTGGTCCATATATTGAGGCAGAAATCTATGTTAAGAGCCTAGTTTGTCCCTTTTTTACAGGAGAGACCACGAATGCACCAACAACGGAGGCTGAAATAACTCAGACGCGTGACTAA
- the LOC132064344 gene encoding F-box/kelch-repeat protein At3g23880-like isoform X2: MEFEEDEDLPQHPKRSKPANPVHFPSISVLPIPNLPAELIIEILLKLPVKSLVKFRSVSKSWIELISSPHFVKTHLLLSGSNKNYTHHGVTFMVASTANLGFKVCSLRALLYHPVTEAFDLDYPGKNPDDHPRLVGSINGLICLAIRILHGFDDLYLWNPSIRKYKKLPSYTLNLNRRDCEVRLDDFNFGFAYDEFQDDYKVVGIFPIYRRGRLCRVEVNIYSLKSNSWRRIDDFQGRELLYGPAKFVNDKLHWTAWGRDVISFDLADEKWSEVEQPSCFKGCEFLKLGMFGSDLSAFCNYARTHVDVWVMTDYGVKESWTKMFTVKSPDDSTGIFYPPILMSNEGEILLQFGSRFTKYNPKDDLIRYLDVTGVGPYIEAEIYVKSLVCPFFTGETTNAPTTEAEITHQTRD, translated from the coding sequence ATGGAATTCGAAGAAGATGAAGACCTCCCTCAACACCCAAAACGTAGCAAACCCGCAAACCCTGTtcattttccatccatttcagtCTTGCCAATTCCTAACCTTCCTGCTGAACTCATCATTGAAATCTTGCTAAAGCTTCCAGTGAAATCACTCGTGAAATTCAGGTCTGTTTCTAAATCTTGGATTGAATTAATCTCTAGCCCTCATTTTGTGAAGACCCATCTCTTATTATCTGGTAGTAACAAGAACTACACCCACCATGGAGTTACGTTTATGGTTGCTAGTACTGCTAACCTCGGCTTCAAGGTCTGTTCTCTTAGGGCTTTACTTTACCATCCTGTAACTGAAGCATTTGACTTAGATTATCCTGGTAAAAATCCCGATGATCATCCTCGGCTTGTTGGTTCTATCAATGGGTTGATTTGTCTTGCCATCAGAATATTGCACGGATTTGATGACTTGTATCTATGGAATCCGTCAATTAGAAAGTATAAGAAATTGCCTAGTTATACACTTAATCTGAACCGCCGTGACTGTGAGGTTAGACTTGATGATTTCAATTTCGGTTTTGCATATGATGAGTTCCAAGATGATTATAAGGTAGTAGGTATTTTCCCTATTTACAGAAGGGGGCGTCTCTGTCGTGTTGAGGTCAACATATATAGTCTAAAGAGTAATTCTTGGAGACGTATCGATGATTTTCAAGGTAGAGAGCTCTTGTATGGTCCTGCTAAGTTTGTGAATGATAAACTTCATTGGACTGCCTGGGGCCGGGATGTCATTTCTTTTGATTTGGCTGATGAGAAATGGTCAGAGGTAGAGCAGCCCTCCTGTTTTAAAGGATGTGAATTCTTGAAGCTAGGAATGTTTGGGAGTGATCTTTCGGCGTTTTGTAATTATGCAAGGACTCATGTAGACGTCTGGGTTATGACAGATTATGGGGTAAAAGAATCTTGGACAAAGATGTTTACGGTCAAGTCTCCTGATGATTCTACGGGTATATTTTATCCACCCATTTTAATGTCAAATGAAGGTGAAATTTTGCTTCAGTTTGGATCACGTTTCACGAAATACAATCCAAAGGATGACTTGATCAGATATCTAGATGTTACTGGCGTTGGTCCATATATTGAGGCAGAAATCTATGTTAAGAGCCTAGTTTGTCCCTTTTTTACAGGAGAGACCACGAATGCACCAACAACGGAGGCTGAAATAACTCA